ATTACATATTCAACATAAATTGATAGTTGTATAAAATAGTCTCAAAATATACCAAATATGGATCTAGTTTTGTAGATCTCTTCGCAAAGAATACAATGGTACAAACAGATTTAAAATATAATGTGTGATGAGAGAGTTATGCTCATTTAAAGTTAATATGCCTATTTCGTAGTGGTGACATCATCAATGATGTCAGCCGGAAGCGATAGCTTTTCCTAGATGTTGCGCGGCTATTGAGAATCAACCGGGACCAACCATGCATAAGCACGCGTCAGCAGGAGAGAGGGAAGTGCGCTCGCGTATGCTTTGGTTAGATGTGGAAGCACATGATAGAATAGGGTCGCGCGCGGTCACATATAGCGCAACCTAAGGCGCCTTATCCCGATCCATATAAGTGTGCCGTGCCTCCTAAAAGACAGGGACTTTAGCCCCAACATCGCCGGGCTTGGTGGCGCGGGCCTGTTACCCTAAGCACCAGGGGGCAAAAGTGTTGGCAGGTGTTGGCACAATGTTGTGCCATGTAAAGGCATCCCGCGCGAGATGTTCCCCCTGTCAACCTTTTTAATCTTCATTCACAAGCAGTGCTGGTAAATTGGCTTTGACATGAAGCTATGTttctttttgttatttttaaagaaaaataaatagaattagtgaaggagaaaaaaaaagatgcaatcAACAACCGCTTCTTCAAGAATTAGTGTATTTcttttaaataaatttcttcATCAATCAATTATTCTTTTGACAGTCATCTTCTTTTATCTTCGTTAGCAATATCGGTAAATTGACTTTGACATAAAGTTATGTTCCCTTTTATGTTTTCTCATCAAAGCTATGTTTATTAtgtttatttttattctttttcatcTATAGCAAATATGCCAATTTCTTGATCaataaattattatttttacaattatgtttttttttatctttgtgAGCAGTGTTGGTAAATTGACTTTGACATAACCTATGTTTCTTATTTTTTGTCATAAAGCACCAAAACTGCGATATATTGAATTTTTCATGAAgctatgtttatttttttttgtattcatTTACTAGCAAATATTCCTTGTGTTGCCACGGTCGAAGATCTTGTACGGGTCACAGCTGATTTCTTTTTTCATTTGTGCAATGAGTTTTGTTTGCTACAGATTTTGTTGTGCTTTCACACTCATATCCATTTAGATTACAATATAGTAAATAGGGGTATCCAATGTCATTTCCTCTCACACACAGTTAGCTACTCTCTCCTTTGCCCCACATCGCCATCCCCACCCCCTAGGGTGACTCGGGCGGCAACCTCCCTTCGCCGCCCCCGTCCACCTCCCCTCACCTCTCTTCTCGCCGTCGCCGAAAGCCCGCGAGGCTCCCTGGGATGCCGATAGTGGGATCTCTCATCATGGTGGTGGCCACGTGGTCCGAGTGGGGCTGCACGCACCGACCACTTTCGCCTGGTGGCATCGTGCTCGTCCCAGCATTGGCCCACATTTTCGCGGCCTCGACGGCTGGATCCGGCGCCGTCGGGGGCAGATCCGGCGAGCCCGCGGTGGGCCTTGTCTGGTGAGCTCGGGCACTGCAGTGGCGGCGGGGGCTCCACTCGGTGGCCGGCTCATAGATTTGCGGCTCCGGTGGCTGTTGCCGGCGAGGCACGGGGTGGAGCTTGCGAGCCTGCATCCTGCGTGCGGCCCTACGGGCTTGGGCCTTGTGTCAGCTCCCGGTGGCAGCACGACTGTCGTTCTGGGCGACGGAGGTGGCTGCATGGGGTGGTTTTGGGCGCAGGCCATTGACTGTGGCTTTGCGGCGAGCATGGTGGGGACGCCACTGACCTGGCAGCATGCTTGCCGGACCAGGGGAAGGAGGAGGTGCTGCGCGTGGGCCGCTGCATATGAAGACGATGGTGGTCACAAGGGCCTCGGAGACGCGTGTGCGGCAGTTGGGAGGTGCAcgtgcagcggcagcggcgggaagGCAGTCTGCACGAGGTGCAAGGAGgcaggaccgccgccgccgcccctagaaGGTCTTCCACGACCGTGGTGCTGAAGTGTTGGGCCGGGTATGTGTTGTGGTGCGGATGGGATGCCCCGGGCGAAAACCTTTGTCTGCAGGTGGCGCGGCGGCACCCTAGGGCGCCGTTCTCTCCATTAGGGGTGTCATCTTGGTGATCATCTCTGCGGCACAGGGTTCTCTTGGTGAAACTCTGCCCAGTTCTCtagacgagcgacggcggcgccattgGCGTCTTCTCCTCCTTGGAGGCGTCATCTTTGGAGACCCAACTCGGCTTTGGCATTGCTGGTGTCGACATTTGAAGGGAGTTCTCTTTTGGTGGGGGTGCAAGGCGGCATGGTGCAGGTTGGTGAGCTCCATAGGGTTGCTAAGTTCGCATGGTGGCGTTCACAGCTTTGGTGGAGGGCAGGGGTTGTAGCACTTTGTCGGTGTTGCCGCTGGCAGCAGACCGTGGCGGCTGGCATTGCTTGGCAACCATCAGTATGCCGTGGGACAATGTTGGGAGATGGCGCTTGCAGCTTCGGCATCGTGGGAGGACTTGGCTTGCAGTAGACTGCGGCGGGTGGCTTAGCTCCGCTGGTCTACTCCGATGCAGTTCATTGTCGGAAGACGGCGCAAGCGCCTACCTGGGCTTGCTGGCACAACAGTGGGAGTCTTATGCGCAAGTGGAGCAACAAAGGTGATGTCGACCTTCGGCGGTGGCTTGGTTGTTCGATGGAGGCTCTAGGAAGCGGGGCATCACCGCCGTCCATCCTGATGGCGACTTCTGAAACAGATCCATGATGTGGAGTGCTGTGGCGGATGTGGTGAGACCTCCGCGTGTGGTGTTTCTTCAAGGTGACGAGAGTGAGGTGGAGTCCAACGGCGAGAGTGGGAGGCCCCCGCACGTTTCTGCTTTTGTGGTGGCAACTTCGAGGCAACCTGCAAGAGGTCCGGTTCTGGTGTTTTTCACCCTGTCAGGTGTAGCGTGGTGTTGCAGCGGCACTTTGGCGATGGGTCCTGCATGTGGTACGGTCTGTATTCTCTATGGTACTCGTTGACGCAAGGTCACGAAGGTTTGGGCAGCGGCTTTGAGAGTGTGAATGCTGGTGGGCGCCGCATGTAGACTTCGATCTTGCTACTATTATCGAGTGGAGTGGTGCAGCCGCGTTGATGGCCCAGTCCAACTGGTCGGCGTTTTTCGTGTTGAGAGTAGCTTTTGTTGTGTATTTGAGTTGAGTTGGCTTGGTACGACACGAGTTAGTATTGTTGTTTTTTTGTTGTCTGTCCAATCTGGGTTTattcttctttttaatataatcggcaCTTCTCCTGACTGGttcgttttaaaaaaaatgtcatTTCCTCTTACTACTAATGTGTTTAAAAAATGCTAAAACGTCACTTTTTGTGGGAtggagggagcaagagcaacgCCGTATTTAACATTTTTGTGCCACATGCTACATTTGACTTGTCGAAgcttttgcaaaactatttttGTGCCACATGCTACCTCTGGGTTCCTGCAGGCGCCGGGGCTGCCGGCCACCGAGATCACGAAAAGGCAGCGTGGAATTCGTGCGCGTTTGTTACTGACGGTTGCCGATTTAGAAATACAGAATACTACTTACTATTGAGACAAAAAAAGAATACATTTTTCTTGCAACTGTCCAAGAACTTGCAGGTGAGCGCCTGCACAAAATATATTTTGTTTACTCAGCTTACTGCAGATACTGCATAGCTGACACCACTACACACAGGACATGTAAATTCATACAGCACAGCGAGCTTGTCGCTGCAAACATAGAGCCTAGCGCTCCGAGCGGTCTGCTGCCAGGCGGAGCATGAGCTTGAGCAGGGGAAGCTGGATTTTTTTTTAGCTCCGCCGGCTATGCCTTCTCACCGTgcaaaacagctccggctctcCCAACCTCCACAGTAGAAGCGCTCGGCCAGCAGGGGCGTTTGGTGCAGCAGCTCCTCAGCTCCAGCGCAGGAGCTGCCGGCGGAGCTGCTGCAGGAGCAGCACCAAAAGGGCCCATATTGTGCCTGCCCCGCCTCATTTGCCAGAATAGACATGTAAACATGAAATCTGGACACCACAGACACAAATTGTAATCCATTCAAGCAGGGGCAATCCTTGGACAGAAATTCTTGCATATAGCTAGCACCTTTGCACACAGCACTCAACTTCAACACAACCCTCCCCACAAAATAACAGTAAATAAAATCCACACAACCTCAACATCATAAAACCCAGGATTCAACATCTGAAATTGAAAATGGTAATCTAGACCTGTACACTAGAATAAAATTACAAGCACAAGCTGACTCTGGGAAGGAAATACATTAGTACATTGCTGAAAGTAGAATGTGTAAGCTGCAGAAGTACTGACCAAAGTTTCAAATAGCCTGTAGTACTAATGTCGCATAACAGCCAAATGACACTGTCATCAATTATTAATCGACACCACTCAAAGCCACAGATCAGGACCTCATCCTTTGTATCTCTCGCTAATGAATACTTCTTGGCATCGAGGTATCAATCCTCCATTTGAATGTTGAAGTGCCATTTACCTAGAAGTGTGAACAAATTTGGTACAAAAATTAGCTCCCCAATCCATTACataggctcaagaatgaaggaTTACATTTTAGGGTAGAAAGGTGTCATCAACTCATAGCTTTATACTTCTATCTTAATTTTTGGATATGCCATTTCCATTCATACTACTCAGTGATAGACCCTTAGCTAGCAATATaacaatttttcacaatgacGCCACCCCATGTGGAGTCTGAGCATGTGAAAACTCCAACATCATATTAAGAAGATGGCAACTATGAGTTGCCAGCGCAAGTGAGCTAGTGATCTTGGACCGTGAAGGAATTATGTGCAGATAAAGGCTGGCTACATGTCAGATCCTTAGCTAAGGGTAAAGGGTGGCATATGAATGAATCAAATAATGCAATCTatgacaaacaaataaaacatgctCAAATCTACAGGACTTTTCACGAATCAGAACTGCATTGGCTCAGATTGATACTCGACAATACAAATCTACAGGACTTTGTTGATGACACCTTAATGTGAAATTGAAATACAACATGCTCAAATTAGCTATATATATTCAAGAATTTTTCATAAATGATATTACACATTGCAAGTATTCCACATAATAATGTTTTCAGTTATGTTTCTAATCTTTTACCtcttaatctaaattttttattATCTTTGGCTAAGTAACAACAATAGGAATCCTTCTACTTTATTTAGTATTAATAATTCAGGAAAGGCTCTAAAGACATTGCTAAAGTACACAATAAAATGCACTAAAGGATAAATCATTTACCTAAACTAATATGCCATCATACCAAACATTTTGATGAATGATTAAAGACTCACATAAGCAATGGGGTAAGCACCAGTGAAGCCATGACAATTTGTACAGCTAGATAGAAAATTAGCACAAGGCGAAAAAAGTGCACCCTTCGCTTTAGGAGTGCGCAGGATCATTAAAAGACAAACCTTAGCAGGATCATTCCTTCAGCACAGGAAAGACAGGAGGCCAGGCCATCAACAAGGGATGGGTCGAAGACACACGTGCATTCCTATCTGTCACGCCATACACCTTTTGCATTGCACTACTCCTAACATCCAAGTAGAGCACGCATCCATACATCTGCAAGAACACAAACTCTCCATTGTCCCCCACCGCATGTATGAAAACATcgggatcatcatcatcctcagtGGTGCTATTTGATATCTTCAGATTAGCGCACAAATCACGCAAAGAAATAGTATTGACCAGCAACCAGTCCCCCGCATTGCCATCGCAACCGCTGTGAAGCCAAACATGAAGTTGGATCTCACTCACGTCCACATGGACAAGGCAAACCCCAGAACAATCGGCCCTTGCCAACATAATTTCTCCATTGAGCCCCTCCCTGGCCATTGTCTCTGGGTACTTGATTGTGGAGAAAGTTGAGGACATCAAATCCAACACAAGAATGTAGTGCACAGTGATCCCCATATAGATCTTGTCATCAACTAGGAACGTACTCAACACATTCAACGTCGATGAATAAAATCTAGAAATCTGTGTTGTAGCTGAAGTTTGCAAGCTCCAGGCATCATCTTGCAACTTATATACGCGAGCTGTCACTTTCTCCTCCTTGCCGCTGTAATCCAATTCAAACCAGAAGTAGGACAGGCGCCCATGGCCACATTCTCTGGAGATGATCTCACGGAAAATGTAGATTTTCCTGCCATCCATCGCCGGGAGCTGCGGGAAGGTAACGAAACCTCTCGCTGGATGGAGCGGACTGTGCACTCCGTATGTGAAGTCGCCGTCGCGGAACAAGTTGACGACAACCCTGCAGTCCCGGGAGTCCATGACGCGCGTGGATCGGCTGACGTACGAGTCCAATCCGAACCCCCCGCGGCGGACGACTGCGGCGAGCTCCGGGGGCTGGGGCAGCATCGGGACGAAGTCAGCGCGAAACCTCTGGTCGGTGGAGAAGGTGGTGAGGTAGAACCCAAGGAGGCGTGGCGGGTGAACGTCGCGGAAGCAGCGGAGGAAGGCGGGGTCGGAGGCGGCCCGGAGCCAGCGCCtgcagacggcggcggcacggacgAGGTCGGTGGGGAGCCCAAGGCGGAGGAAGATCTCGGCGAGGAGGTCGCAGTCGCCGAGCACCACCGAgatcgccgccgcggacgccgccgcgagGGTGGATTTCTCCCTCTCCATCTTCGGTTCCACTGCTAGGCGGACACGCAGGCACCCGCCGGAGAAGACGAGCGGCGTCGGTGGGAttgggggaggaggggaggttTTAGggtaggcgacggcggcggcggattgcAATCGATTTGGGGGAAGAAATCGGAAGCCGTTCAGGTTAAGGTgggttatgattttttttggaaGATTTTGTTTTTATCTTGAAAAAATTCTCCTTACCTCCTCCAAATATAGTAAAAGTCTGTTTTTCTCGCTCGACTGCAAAATCGGGCATAATTGCTCCCTCATCTTTTTATCACCGGACATCTGACCTCGCTAGCtggttttcttttatgtttattttgttaaatttttaaaaattataataaatcaaaaaattataaactagaaaatttaattttatTAAACTCCACGTGAGTAGATCTATACAGTGAATAAATGTTATGATATActttagtataaaatttttgtTGAAGCTaaagatatatatttttttgtaattaattcaaAACTACAATTTTTATGGTCCAattgtggtgaaatttttatggtgggctatCATTATACTCTTGAGAtgcaataaaaatttcatgaccatTAGATTATGGGCCTGTTTGGATTTAAGGGCTAAAAATTAACCCTCTCCATTTTAGCCCCTTTTAGCCTTAAAAGATCCAAACGGGTGGGGCTATTTGGGCTAAAGTGAATTAGCAGCTCCTAAAAATTTAGCCCCTTCATCAAGTGCTTATTGGTGCTATTTCTGCATGGGTTCCACTAAAAAGTCATTTTTCTTCTCACCCCTATACATGAAAAGTAGAGCCAATTTCTAGGGGCTAAATTTTATATGGCTAATTTAAAGGCTAAATTTTACTCCTCAAATTAGTCCAAGGGCTAAAGATCCCAACAGAGCCCATGTATGGATGTGTTATGGATCTatctagataaatctataactcagaCATAAATAATCCAACGAGTATGATATTTTTACTACAACTAAATCATGCTCGGGCTGCTTGGCGGCGAGCTAGCGACTAGATGTACCACCTGGTCACCTTGAGATGGCGGCGGTCATCGACTGTGGGCCTGCAGCGAGGTGTGTGCACACAAAGTGCTTATTCAAAGCAAGTGCTACCCTTGCTGATAGGGATGCAAGCGGCGCAGGCCACGCCGCCAGCCCGCTGGGCCAACTGCGCCGCAGGCTCCCACGAACCCTCAAATCAACCCACATAACATAAGCGGGCTCATGCGGGTGAACCCACATAGCCCACATATACACCCGCATCTACAGCTTTCCTCGAGTCTTTGCTGTCCCGcagctgcgccgcgccgccgccgcttccatgGACAACCGTAGCTCAGCCACGCCCCCTGCCCCGCCGGCGATGCTTCCTCCCCCGCCGGCGCTGCCTCCTGACCCTCCCTCCTGTGCAACACCTCGATCTGCATAAAAAAGGACTGGTTCGTCGCGTGCGCCGGAGTGTGTCCTcgtgcccgcgcctgcgcccgcgACGAGGACatcgccgccaccatcgccggccGGTTGTCCCCCACCGCTGAGATCTGGGCTCATGGAGAGGAGTTCATCTTCAGTAAAAGCCGCGGTCGACATGGCAACTGCGCATCGGGAGGCAATTAGGGTAGGAGAAAAGAGAAAGCAAGCACAATTTTGATTTCTTGCAAAAATCCCCCATCGATTTGATTTGCTGCCATCGAGGTGGAGAGGCAATTAGCTATATATCGATTTGTGTTCAgggaaggggagaggaggaggtagGTGCAGGGAAAGGACTTATGGACAAGAGCTCAACCGCTGCCACCGCAACTGCACATCTGGACGCAATTAGGAAAAGGGAGAAGAAAAAGCAAGCACATGTAAGGATTCTTGTCAAGAATTCCCCATGGATTTTGTTTGCTGTTGGTACATGTGTTACCTGCTAGTACTAATGCCTAAAGAAATAAATATTATCTATGCAGGCTAACGAGGGAGAAGGGATTTCATCATCAGTGAAGCATAAGGTCCCCAGACCAAGGGCAGCACCTGCAAAGCGGTTCAAGTCACCACTAGCATCGAAGTCAACTGGAGTCAGGATGATGCTATCCCCGAGGGTCATTTCCCCGTCTACAACATTGGCTAGGTCTTCACAAGAATCGCCAATATCtccttttatcaaaaaaaaaagtatgctTGGTCACGGTAAGTTCAAACCATTCAGAGCTATGAACTGATAGTTAATGCATTAGATTTAATTACTTGCTATCATGTTAATGCCTTGGATTTATGCTCCAATTAGTGATTTTAAATTGTTCTGTACTATAGTCTTGTCTGAAAATATACTTTCCATGCCAACCACTAGGATCTTCACATAGGAATAAACGACGCAGACTTACTTCACATATATGGAAAGAATTTGATCCAATATATGATAATGGGATTCTAGTAGAGGCTCAATGTATGCATTGCAATCAATTATTCAAAACAACCAGAGACATTGGTACAAGTGCTTGTGGCAGACACTTGAAGACTTGCAAGGGAAAAGCTAGATTGGATGAAATGGTCTCCCAAATGAGTTCTGGTATGTCCAAGGCTGATGTGTCTTTGAAAGATTGGAGGTTTAATCAAGAAGCAGCCTACCTAGAGCTAGTTAAATTTATTGCCATGCATGAATTACCATTTAGCCTAGTTGAATATCCAAAATTCAGATCATTTGTGGATACCATAAACCCATGGTTCAAGCATGTGTCCAGAACCACCATAAGGTCTTATTGCATTGACTCCTATGAGGAAGCAAGAGCAAACTTAAGAAAGTTGCTGAATAAGTCGAAATCTAGAATTTCCCTCACTGCAGACATGTGGACCTCAAACCAGACTCTAGGCTACTTGTGTGTGACTGCTCACTATATTGATGATGAGTGGGAACTTTATAAACGGATCATAAAGTTCACTCTTGTTGAGTCACCCCATGATGGTAGAACTATGTTCAATGCCTTGTTGAGAACACTTCAGGATTGGAACATTGAAAGCAATGTATTTGCAATTACATTGGACAATGCATTTGTAAATGAtaacttttcaaaaactttgcaagagaacctTGTTGATAAGGGTCAATTACCTCGCAAAGGAAAATTGTTTCATTGTCGTTGTGCTGCACATGTCTTAAATCTGATTGTTCAAGAGGGTTTCAAGTCAATCAGTAGTGCTACCAAGAACATTAGAGACAGTGTAAAGTATGTTAAGAGCTCACAAGCTCGGAAGCAAAGGTTTGAAGAAATCGTAGAGCAAGTTGGTATTTCTCCTGGGAAACGACCTCCTCTTGATGTTGTAACTCGATGGAATTCAACATTCCTAATGCTCGAGACAGCTCTGAAGTACAGGAAGGTATATGAAGCTTTAAAGCAGGGGGACCCGCAATACTTACATGAGCCTTCAACCAAGGACTGGAAGGTGGCAAAGAAGCTGTGTAACATGTTACAGCCTTTCTATGAAGCAACCAAGATAGTCTCGGGATCAAAATATCCTACTTCAAGTCGTTACTTTCATATGTTGTGGGAAGTGAAGAGAGAGCTGGACAAACAGTCTTCAATTGGTGACCCTGTGATTACAACTATGGTGCATGGGATAAGAGAAAAAATGAACACATATTGGGATCTATCCTATTTGAAAATCTGCATTCCAGTTATTCTCGATCCTCGATTTAAGATGCGCTTTCTTGAGTTCCGCTTGAACCAATGGTTTGAGGAAGAAGCATTCAGATATAGTTCTAAAGTGGAGAAGACATTTCGAAAGTTATTTGCTGAATATTCCGCAGAAATCAGTGACCCATTTCTTGAGAAGGCCCATATGATTGATGAGAAAGTTGATGAGAACAATCCATGGGCAGATTGGGGGCAGCATCAAAGTGCACAGCAAATGAGTAAAACAAATGAGTTAGACAAGTACTTAGAAGAAGAAACAATGTCAGTAGGATTTGAGCTTGATATCTTGCAGTATTGGAAGATGCACTCAGGCACTTATCCAACACTTGCACGAATGGCACGCGATATTCTAGCAGTGCCTGCATCAACAGTGGCCTCAGAATCTGCATTTTCTTCTGCAGGAAGAACTGTGAGTGACTACAGAAGTAGGTTGAAAAATGAAACAATAGAAGCTCTTATTTGCTTTCAAGACTGGTTGAGATCAGAAGATAGTGCACATGATCATA
This window of the Panicum virgatum strain AP13 chromosome 1K, P.virgatum_v5, whole genome shotgun sequence genome carries:
- the LOC120653616 gene encoding zinc finger BED domain-containing protein RICESLEEPER 2-like yields the protein MWTSNQTLGYLCVTAHYIDDEWELYKRIIKFTLVESPHDGRTMFNALLRTLQDWNIESNVFAITLDNAFVNDNFSKTLQENLVDKGQLPRKGKLFHCRCAAHVLNLIVQEGFKSISSATKNIRDSVKYVKSSQARKQRFEEIVEQVGISPGKRPPLDVVTRWNSTFLMLETALKYRKVYEALKQGDPQYLHEPSTKDWKVAKKLCNMLQPFYEATKIVSGSKYPTSSRYFHMLWEVKRELDKQSSIGDPVITTMVHGIREKMNTYWDLSYLKICIPVILDPRFKMRFLEFRLNQWFEEEAFRYSSKVEKTFRKLFAEYSAEISDPFLEKAHMIDEKVDENNPWADWGQHQSAQQMSKTNELDKYLEEETMSVGFELDILQYWKMHSGTYPTLARMARDILAVPASTVASESAFSSAGRTVSDYRSRLKNETIEALICFQDWLRSEDSAHDHIAGNIAGDELDCI
- the LOC120698509 gene encoding uncharacterized protein LOC120698509; amino-acid sequence: MEREKSTLAAASAAAISVVLGDCDLLAEIFLRLGLPTDLVRAAAVCRRWLRAASDPAFLRCFRDVHPPRLLGFYLTTFSTDQRFRADFVPMLPQPPELAAVVRRGGFGLDSYVSRSTRVMDSRDCRVVVNLFRDGDFTYGVHSPLHPARGFVTFPQLPAMDGRKIYIFREIISRECGHGRLSYFWFELDYSGKEEKVTARVYKLQDDAWSLQTSATTQISRFYSSTLNVLSTFLVDDKIYMGITVHYILVLDLMSSTFSTIKYPETMAREGLNGEIMLARADCSGVCLVHVDVSEIQLHVWLHSGCDGNAGDWLLVNTISLRDLCANLKISNSTTEDDDDPDVFIHAVGDNGEFVFLQMYGCVLYLDVRSSAMQKVYGVTDRNARVSSTHPLLMAWPPVFPVLKE